TATAACTGTAGCCTTAggttcctctttttttttatactatagctactgtatataagtgtagccttaggtcccttattatttttttattttctgtatatatatatatattctaataattattaatataacaatatttagtaatatgattacatgcataataattttgtatttttaattacatgaattaaatattataaaataaaaataaatacataattatactaaataatttctttaaataataaaaattatctctaactaaaatatatttataatagtgaTCTTTATAATAATGATCCATCAGTACTAGAATGAAGTTAATTGAGTATTCATAATACACAATATAGAATAGTCTTCAAGATTGAAGAGAGCCAAGAATTCATCATGCTGAGCCTGTAAAGAGAAGCAAATGGTTGTTAGAATCAAATGGTGCCTCAATATTTTGAGCTATTTCTTCACAAATATGGTCATATTTTGCTATTTCTTTCTTAAAAAGATCCTCATGAGAGCCAGTACATGTCATCAACTTTGGTAATATATCATCTTGAAGTAGTCATTATTAATATTCTAACCCTATGAAACAATTAGTACATATATTACTAATATTCCTTTTGTAAACTGAAATCCCTTTTTCCTACTACTAACTCTAATCAATACTCCATTCAGTTTCACATCTCAGATTTTCCTCCTAAATTTTCTAGCTTTGGTATGGTTTCTTAATTAAGATTGTACTTGGAAGAAAGCTATTCAGTGCTCAGAACATTGTCCCACAATATGACACAGATAGGATGAATTGAAGAactataaaacaaaaatattactaaaattGCCAATATAGCAAAAAATCTGTCACATACCAGAAAATtctaaagagaaaaataagagtCATATAAATTGTTTATTCAAGAACTGGTTTTTGATCTTATTCTTTGAAAATCATAATATAGCaatcataaaataacaataatgggACTAAAAACAGCAACTAACCAGGCTCTGCTTGAGAGATCCCACAATAGCATCTTCATTTTGATCTAAAGACCTAATCGGTCTTGCCAAGGTTGGAAGTGCGGATTCAATCTGGCAAAGTGCATAAGAAGTTCAATGACCAAGCAACATGTCCTAACCACACCAAGAACCCAAatgaataaagaataaaattaatccCACCGGAAGTAAGGTTTTAGTGTTGTTACTAACGAATCAAGCTCATCATCAGAAAGCCCAGTACCAACTCTACAGAAGGAGATAAACCTGCATCGTAAAGGACCTTTGTTAGCAGAACCATCCATAGATGCCATGTACATCAAACAAGCTATTTGGAACAAAACAACTCTTAAGTTATCTCCCAATATGCACCGTTATTATTTTGCAAGTCCACAAATTTggaataattgaatattatgttTTACTTCATAGTGTGATAAGAACAAGAACCTGATTACAAAATGTTAAACAAGGCAGGGATTCGATTACAAAGGTTCAGACAATTGGATATTTTGTTCTTTcagtttttaactttttaatcgAGTGTGCTAACTATTTCATTGAAGAATGCAGAGTTGTgtgtgataaaattaaatcataccCATTTTCCCTCAGAACAGTCCCACatcagaaaaaaaatagaaagaaatattTTGTGTATGTACTAAATCAAATCtcatacaaatttaaatttaacccGTTTGAGCATGTGATCATTAGTATCCACATCGCAACAGAATATTTCAATTACTCTTTATAGTAGATCTTGAAGTTAGAAAAACAATGCCAATGCAATCAGCCATTGCAAAGAAGTTCCATATTGTAACATTCATACCGCTTGGGATGTGTATTTGGGGATGGACGCTCAGCAAGGCCCACCAAGAACTGAGCAACCTGAAATGGAAAACATGTCCCTACAAGGTCATATAAAGAACAAGAGAACAATCAGTCAGAAAGTCAAATGTTAGGGAAGAAACCAAACCTCCCCTCCACATCGTCCAGAGCCATAATAACCTCCTATTAAGTGTCAAAACAGCCAAATTTAAAATGACCATGTTACACAAGCTGCTTTTTGATGTGTGTATAACAATATGTTCTTAACGACATAAATCATATACCTATGATTACCTATGATAAGCACATCCAGATCAGCGCTAGCTTGAATGTACTCAGGCTTCAATTTTAGCCACTTTCCACTTTGATCACTAGACTCCCATTTAGAACTGAGGTCTTTAACAACTATTCCCTCATCTCTAAACAAAAGGATTAGAACAAAAATTCTTTAGAAAAGGTATAAAGAGTTTCTTCCTTTTCcacttttaataaatataaatatataatatatactaaaaataaaatcactgaaataaaacaatcatctaaatttaatataacaaaCTTTGACACAATCCACAATTCTTCATCTCAATTTTATATTAGATGAATACAGTGCATGTGAGATATACAGAAATACAGACAGACAAACACTGACATggaacattaaaaattaaaatatatgtaaataaaGAAATGGAAGATATGTTTATGTATTATCCTTCCTAAAATGTAAATTCAGCAAGTGAAGACATATAAATGGCTTATAGCACACCCATCCATATAAAAGCATAGAAAGCATGTAAAAGTTGCTTGTAGCCTAACACTTTCATTTGAGGATATTTTCATTATGATATTTCTTGATCTATTTAGCATTCAAAAGGAATTACAAgacataaacaaagaaaattccAAGTACAGCAATGGAGTCTGGTCTGCTGAGTTTGGGCTTTTGAGGATATAAGCAAAGACCCCAAAATAAATGAGAAGAATTCCTACTCTCCTAAGTCCATTTATGGCTACATCATGAAAAATCGTTAAACACTATTGGAACATAATTCTATCATAAACAAAGAAGAATTCTAATTACTAATTAGCTCTGTTCCTTGATGATTCACTTTTTCTCTACATGCATGTGCacattaagaaaaagaaaaaaggaaacatAAACCAAGAATAGTTACGGTGGGAAAGGTATTGCTGGTATAGGATATAAGCATGTAGATTTTGCTGGTATATTCAACATAAATTTTAGGGGCTAAATCATGATATGACAAAGTTAACAGCTTCCCAATGCTAACACAAAACAATTGATTAGAAATTCAAATCCACTAAACTTGTCCTATTACCTTGTTCCCGTGGCTTCCAGCAATATCACTATCATCACTCCCTCAAAAACCAATTTGAAGCACCCAAGCAATTCCCAATTTTCTGGCTTCTATCTGCATTAGCTCTGCAAATTCATAGCACACACAAACCACAAATGGTGTTTGAAATAATAAACTCTGTTTGAAGAGGCGACAATTCGCACACTTGAGGCCAATAATCTTctcaaacaaaaatgaaaatcctaacgAAGCAAGAAGCAGAAACTCAAAATTAGGAACCCCCAAAAATAGAACCCCCAAAACCTTCAAAAATTCCCAGAAGAAAAATCCATACACAGAGAACaagtgagagagagagggtgagaCAAAGAGAGAGCGAATGAGATAAAAAGTGAGATGACGAGCGACAAAAAGAGAATAAGATTGAGAATTATTGTAGGTGGTCTGCGATTGCTTCTCAGCTACCAGGAAGC
This portion of the Arachis duranensis cultivar V14167 chromosome 6, aradu.V14167.gnm2.J7QH, whole genome shotgun sequence genome encodes:
- the LOC110272655 gene encoding DNA ligase 4-like isoform X5; this translates as MIVILLEATGTRDEGIVVKDLSSKWESSDQSGKWLKLKPEYIQASADLDVLIIGGYYGSGRCGGEVAQFLVGLAERPSPNTHPKRFISFCRVGTGLSDDELDSLNPHFQPWQDRLGL
- the LOC110272655 gene encoding DNA ligase 4-like isoform X3 codes for the protein MIVILLEATGTRDEGIVVKDLSSKWESSDQSGKWLKLKPEYIQASADLDVLIIGTCFPFQVAQFLVGLAERPSPNTHPKRFISFCRVGTGLSDDELDSTCCLVIELLMHFARLNPHFQPWQDRLGL
- the LOC110272655 gene encoding DNA ligase 4-like isoform X2, which encodes MIVILLEATGTRDEGIVVKDLSSKWESSDQSGKWLKLKPEYIQASADLDVLIIGGYYGSGRCGGEVAQFLVGLAERPSPNTHPKRFISFCRVGTGLSDDELDSLVTTLKPYFRLNPHFQPWQDRLGL
- the LOC110272655 gene encoding DNA ligase 4-like isoform X1; translation: MIVILLEATGTRDEGIVVKDLSSKWESSDQSGKWLKLKPEYIQASADLDVLIIGGYYGSGRCGGEVAQFLVGLAERPSPNTHPKRFISFCRVGTGLSDDELDSTCCLVIELLMHFARLNPHFQPWQDRLGL
- the LOC110272655 gene encoding DNA ligase 4-like isoform X4, translated to MIVILLEATGTRDEGIVVKDLSSKWESSDQSGKWLKLKPEYIQASADLDVLIIGTCFPFQVAQFLVGLAERPSPNTHPKRFISFCRVGTGLSDDELDSLVTTLKPYFRLNPHFQPWQDRLGL